Proteins encoded in a region of the Bacillus methanolicus genome:
- a CDS encoding YlaN family protein, whose protein sequence is MAFEMMVNHQEKALALLKADADKILKLIKVQMDNLTMPQCPLYEEVLDTQMFGLSREIDFAVRLGLVDEKEGKAILDQLERELSILHEASQRK, encoded by the coding sequence TTGGCGTTTGAAATGATGGTTAATCATCAAGAAAAGGCACTTGCCCTATTAAAGGCTGACGCTGATAAAATCTTAAAGCTGATAAAGGTGCAAATGGATAACCTTACAATGCCTCAATGCCCTCTTTATGAAGAGGTGCTGGATACGCAAATGTTTGGATTATCCAGAGAAATAGACTTTGCTGTCCGGCTTGGTTTGGTGGATGAAAAAGAAGGAAAAGCGATCCTCGATCAACTCGAAAGAGAGCTTTCCATTCTTCATGAGGCATCACAAAGAAAATAA
- a CDS encoding peptidyl-prolyl cis-trans isomerase → MENIITIKGKVKFNITMDPGVWIFDDRRVDLNTYFISQNQEDDDLEEYTKSISKHWDREIMEGAVYPPTLKSEKKFEKEKILTGTFGIPFKSFLNNAEPADDAEWLVIETDSSDVKLPLEKGFELILGFSKDGKPLKEDGPVHVYYGDGSNKDAPIKNVKGFTVL, encoded by the coding sequence ATGGAAAATATCATTACAATAAAAGGGAAAGTAAAATTCAATATCACAATGGATCCGGGCGTATGGATTTTTGACGATAGGCGCGTTGACTTAAATACATACTTTATTTCTCAAAATCAAGAAGATGATGACCTCGAAGAATATACGAAATCCATCTCAAAGCACTGGGACAGAGAAATAATGGAAGGAGCAGTCTATCCACCCACATTAAAATCAGAAAAAAAATTTGAGAAAGAAAAAATCTTAACCGGCACATTTGGAATTCCATTTAAATCATTTTTAAACAATGCCGAACCTGCAGATGACGCTGAGTGGCTTGTCATTGAAACAGATTCATCGGATGTAAAATTGCCGCTTGAGAAGGGCTTTGAATTAATACTTGGTTTTTCGAAAGATGGAAAACCATTGAAAGAAGACGGACCCGTTCACGTTTACTATGGCGATGGTTCAAATAAAGATGCACCGATTAAAAACGTTAAGGGATTTACAGTACTGTAA
- a CDS encoding FtsW/RodA/SpoVE family cell cycle protein, whose product MFKKILKSYDYSLIIVMVLLSLFGLVMVYSASMVWAVQRYGLPSDYFYQKQKLFLIGAFIVFLIVALFPYKAMKSNKILGFIVLMSLFGLGALFVFGHIAGNAQSWFKIGQLSLQPSEFTKIAVIIYLSAVYAKKQSYINEFNKGVVPPLVYLVLVCILVAIQPDFGTAVIIFLIAAAIILSSGMNWKNIFKLILIGILVVSPVALVMKDNLFTKEQLERFEAVKNPFEDELDTGFHLSNSFLAIGSGGINGLGLGKSIQKLGYLPESHTDFIMAVIAEELGVWGVSFVILSLGYIVLRGIYIGLKCRDPFGSLLAIGISSMIGIQSFINLAGISGLIPLTGVPLPFISYGGSSLLQLSIAMGILVNVSMFVNYERKYKKNNEKKIVA is encoded by the coding sequence ATGTTTAAAAAAATTTTAAAATCTTATGATTACTCTTTGATTATTGTCATGGTACTTTTATCTTTATTTGGATTAGTGATGGTTTATAGTGCTAGTATGGTTTGGGCTGTACAAAGATATGGCCTGCCAAGTGACTATTTTTATCAAAAACAAAAGTTGTTTTTGATCGGAGCATTTATTGTTTTTTTGATTGTTGCCCTGTTTCCTTATAAGGCGATGAAAAGCAATAAAATACTTGGTTTTATTGTATTGATGTCTTTATTTGGCTTAGGAGCACTCTTTGTTTTTGGACATATCGCAGGCAACGCACAAAGCTGGTTCAAAATCGGGCAATTGAGCCTGCAGCCGTCTGAATTTACGAAAATAGCTGTAATTATTTATTTGTCTGCAGTTTATGCTAAGAAACAATCATACATAAATGAATTTAACAAAGGGGTCGTACCCCCGTTAGTTTACCTTGTTCTCGTTTGTATTTTAGTAGCTATTCAACCTGATTTTGGTACAGCTGTTATCATTTTTTTAATCGCTGCAGCCATTATTTTATCATCGGGTATGAATTGGAAAAATATTTTTAAACTAATTCTGATAGGAATATTGGTAGTATCTCCAGTTGCTTTAGTCATGAAAGATAATCTTTTTACAAAAGAACAGCTGGAAAGATTTGAAGCCGTGAAAAATCCATTTGAAGATGAACTTGACACAGGATTTCATCTTTCCAACTCTTTTCTCGCGATCGGTTCAGGAGGAATAAACGGTCTTGGATTGGGAAAAAGCATTCAAAAGCTGGGCTATTTGCCGGAATCCCATACAGATTTTATCATGGCGGTCATTGCTGAAGAACTGGGAGTATGGGGTGTCAGCTTTGTTATATTATCTTTAGGATATATAGTTTTAAGAGGTATTTATATAGGCCTTAAATGCAGAGACCCTTTTGGCAGCTTGCTTGCTATCGGAATCTCAAGCATGATAGGCATCCAATCCTTTATTAATCTTGCCGGGATATCTGGTTTGATTCCTCTTACGGGTGTTCCTCTGCCGTTTATCAGCTATGGAGGGTCGTCATTGTTGCAGTTGTCGATTGCGATGGGGATTTTAGTAAATGTCTCAATGTTTGTGAATTATGAAAGAAAATATAAAAAGAATAATGAAAAAAAGATAGTTGCATAA